Within the Pseudorasbora parva isolate DD20220531a chromosome 20, ASM2467924v1, whole genome shotgun sequence genome, the region attaaaaaggagaactataatgtatggagAAATTGCCCTTCTGAAAGTACTTcagctcggcgcagtaaaaagtcacgcctgaaaaatctTCCCTCACATTTCCCACACATGGGGAGAtatgagggaggatgtttcagcccgGACTTTTAACTGCGCCGAGTTGAAGTACTTttagaagtgctattccgccattgTGTGCATTTGCTGTTTATACAATGTGGCGttggacatgaaaatgataactgcgttggGCTGATGGACCGGGTGTATGATAATATAATAGGGCCCTGAATGCTCCAAGTGTTTTGTTCTGTAAAAGAATATATGGTATATGACGTTAAGACAAcattatgtttttacattgctttaactcatcaaaataagcaaTTTTCCACTTTTTTAAGTTATACAAAATTCAACAATTTTTTGTTAATATAAGTTTAggcagtttaacataatttaatttaaaaggacctggttgattgtacttaatttTAGGCAGCAActtttattgtttaataaaaTCAGCTGCTGCATTTTGATCCAGATCTTTTCTGTACTGTTTGTCTTTCACTCTGTCTGgaaacattttataataataatcacaaCTAATGCTGTTAAACATGTGACATTACTGCCAATTATTACATCTTCCTTTATTTTTTGCAAACGTATGTGATAATTACacataaaataatgtaaaactTTTTAAGTAAAGTTCCTCCTCTGAGCATTTAGGGAAGTTCAGTGTTGTGTGCATTTAGAGAAGTATCTAGTTCTGAAGAAAATGATATTGGGACTTTTTTTAAGTATGGTAAATGCCATGTCCAATAGTGTCTTCGTGAAGTCATATAATAATGTGCACAGCAGAGCTCAAGCAGTAAATGGACAGGAGGGACATAATACAATTCTTTATTGAACATCAACTAATTTTCATGTTTCATATCAAAGGTAAGTGggcatttataattattttttcctTGTCAAAGCAGATGTCTAATAGTCATTCAGTCTTTTAGTAGTGATATATGTAAAAATAAGAATATTTTGAAAACAAggaatataatattttattgtattagagtattttattatttacatattttttatgttattttattttattgttacttaatatttgtgtgtgtgtgtgtgtgtgtgtgtgtgtgtgtgtgtgtgtgtgtgtgtgtgtgtgtgtgtgtgtgtgtgtgtgtgtgtgtgtgtgtgtgtgtgtgtgtgtgtgtgtgtgtgtgtgtgtgtgtgtgtgtgtgtgtgtgtgtgtgtgtgtgtgtgtgtgtgttcattagCTATCCAGTTACACAtttagcacacaaaaaaaattatatatatatatatatatatatatatatatatatatatatatatatatatatatatatatatatatatatatatatatatatattatttataaataatttataatatttataattaatcaatgaatattatttaacatttaatacgTATTAATCTTTTGTCTTTTCACAGGATGTCTTCCACCATCCGGACTGTTGTTATCTCATATCTTGTGCTTCTGTTTAAAGCTCATGGTGAACATCTCAGATATTGTTCCACTGAGAACAGAAAAGATCTTTCCAATAATAATCTAACAAGAATACCATCACATTTATCAAAAAACATAGAATACTTAGATGTGTCGCACAACAACATCTCCAGCATTGTTCCTGGTGACCTGTCTGTTTTAACTCATCTCTGCTTTTTCAAGATCACACACTGTGGACTTCAACACATCTCCCATGATGCTTTCAGCAGCAACTCTGAAATCAAAGTCCTGAACATCTCCTACAACCATCTGACCATCATTCCAAATTTGCATTTGCCCCAGCTAAGGATCCTAGACCTTTCCAGAAATCCATATCCCAACTACGGGCTTCCAGACTCATTTGGTAACATAAATTACCTTTCCATTCTTGCAATTGGTAGTCCAGATGCTACTTCTGTTAAAGTGGATGACTTTGTTCCTCTTCAAAATATCAGTttgaaaaaaatcatatttggaGATGAAACGGAATTGCTAAACTATGAAAAGGGCGTTTTTTCGCAACTCAAATCATTACAGGAAGTCATCCTGAAAGTGACTTTTTGTCAACGTTTCGACATTTTCAAAGACATGATCATGGATCTTGACCAAACCCAAACTAAAAAAATTCAGCTCATAAAGTTATTTCCAGACCAATGTAGCATTACGACTGACCCATTCGAGGCTTTGAAAGATTTGCATGTCCTCAGTAACTTAAGCATTGTAGACACCTGGATAAACAGTTCTGTGATGGTCAAACTGTTCAAAAATGTTTGGAAATCATCTTTTGAGGAAATAGCGTTTTTAAACATCACATACAATGAGGACACTCCTGATGGCTTCCAGCTACCAATACAGAATCACACCATGAATCTACGAGCATTCATACTCGATGGTGTGCATCACCATCAGTACCGCTACCCCACTATTAACATGAGTGTGGAACTAATCAACCAACTAACCTACCTGAAATTCTCAGGTACCGGAATGAATATTCTACCGTGCAATCTAATTTCAGCCATAAAGTCACTAGAAGTCTTGGACCTGTCAAACAACCTCTTGGATGACAGCGGCTTCTGGTGGAGTGgctgttcctcacacaaagtGTTTCCAGCCTTGAGGAATCTCTCGCTAAGCCATAACCGTTTCAACGACCTCGCCGAGATTGCCAAAAACGTCAATGATATGAAGTTCTTAGAGTCTCTTGACTTGAGTTTCAACTCTATTTCCATAGGCAAGCCATGTTTTTGGCCATCCCACCTGACTGAACTAAGTCTCAGCCACAACAATCTAGGAAATGATGTGTTTCACTTCTTATCACCACACTTCCAGAAGATAGACCTCTCGAAAACGGGCTTAAGTGTTATTcctttaaatattatttcattgCTTCCTAGACTAACATACCTCTATTTGAGTTTTAACAGCATACAGGTCATCCCGCCGGATATTTGGGCCCCTGCGTTAGTAAGTCTGCACATTGACCAGAACACAATTACTTTTATCAGCCAGAAATCAATGGAAGGTCTTCCCAAACTTTGGACCTTAAAAGCCGGCCACAATCCATTTAGCTGTGATTGTGATTCATTTTGGTTCATGACGGAGTTTAACAAATCGCTTCTCTTAGATTGGCCACAGGATTACGCTTGCAGCACCCCGCCATCGTTCTCTGGAAAGCGTTTGGAGACGTATAAGTACGGGTGGCTGTCCTGTCAAACGGGCTTGCAGGCTGCTGTAGTTCTGCCGGTGTTATTTGTGGTAGGAGCTGCTCTGGCCATCACTGTTCATGCTTGTGATGGTGTTTGGTACACCAAAATGCTTTGGGTGTGGATACGAATGAAGAGGAGAGGCCACAAGAGGGCTGATCGATTGCTCAATGCCACCTTCCGCTACCATGCCTTCATTTCCTACAGCCAGCATGACTCAGTCTGGGTTGGCTCTCAGCTGGTACCTGAATTGGAAAGGTCAGGCCTGTCTCTTTGTGTCCATGAGAGAGATTTCGAACCTGGGAAGTGGATTGTGGACAATATAATCCATTGTGTGGAGGACAGCTACAAGAGCCTCTTCATCCTGTCCAAAAGCTTTGTGCAAAGCGAATGGTGCAACTATGAGCTGTTCTTCGCCCAGCACAGGGCCATCAGTGTGAATGACGACTCTCTAGTCTTCGTTCTTTTGGAGCCCATACCGACAGACTCTCTGCCCAAGAAGTTTCTAAAGTTAAGAACGCTGCTAAGGCGGAAGACATACCTGGAGTGGCCCGCAGATGAACGCAAGCAGCGAGTATTTTGGAGTAATCTTAGAGCTATTCTGCAGACCGTGGACCAGAGCAAGATTTTAAAGGATGTGGCCACAGATATTGCTGACATATGTCCTCTGCTGCCTGTAAAAGAATGAAGatctatttattgtatttttaaaatttcataATAGTATGAAtaaatatgtgttttttttccccaaaagaACCTTAATTCACTCTCTTTAATGAACCTAGTAGTGCAGAAAAAAATCTCTATTATTCTACTCATTGATATCTAAAATGTGTTCTCTTTTTAGACTCAATTAGCCACCCCAGATAATGTGTAGTGTACATGAAACATATTCCTCTAAaagtctcatagacagtaaaagaaaagtCTTGGCCTGTGTCTCCACCTACTGTTGAACTTCAGAAATGGTACATACTTGTATTTTTAAGGACAATCATTTTCAAGTTTTTAACACTAATCATTTAACTGtagactgaacaaaatatttcaccagcaataaaaaaattgtcAGACTAAGGCTAGCCGTCACATtttaatacagcatttttacaCTGTTGTTGTTATATGCATTATTATTTTGGGTTTTTGAATAGGTTTATCTATAGTCAGTGCATACACACAACTTTGAAACAACAATTCATGAAACAGCAAAAGTGTAAAAGCTATTTTATTTGCAAACAAATAGTgcaattaataaatgtttcaaatTGTATAACCTTGTGTGATTTTTATGTGACAAAGCAGCAAAGTTAGCCAGTAAAACAATTATGAAACATAATTCATTGAACAAGAAAGGTGTAAAAGTTAATGCACAAATATGAAGCCATTTTTTTCACATACAAATATTgcaattaataaatgtataaaatgaaAACACGTGACAACTTTAAAACAGCCaagttaaaataaaacaatattgaaACATCAATTCATAAAACAGTAAACGTATAAAAGGTATAATGTACAGATATACAAGCCATTTATTACTACTATATTTTACTTTACTTGTATTTACCTGCAAACACTGCTATTAATACATTTtgcaaatgtaatttaaaagttTGCTCCAATAAAAATGTGACCTGATATTTCTGAGGGGAAAATACCCTTGATAACAGAGTTTTAGCTTTGTTTAGTAACAAATTACACAACAAAATCtgtgaaaatgaaaaatgaaaaaaaaaaaaaaatcatacaaataaaaagcTAATAATAGCCTAACACAAATGTAGAAATCAAATAAGCAACAGAATGACATAGATGAATAACTAAAGGGGCATTGAAATCAAATCCATATCgctaattacaaaataaaacctttaAAGTAcggtttttgtatttatttatttttattttttttatgtattgcCTCTGACTGTACGTATGACACTACATTACCCACAAAAGCGCAAGTCCATCATCAACTGCGCATGCGCTGAAAAGTCACAACTTGACGCGCCCCCCTCCCAATTTCAATGTAAGATGGTGGTTAGGAGGCACTACCGCTGAACAGAGAGGCTGTAAGAAACCAGGCTTGGTGTTTTCGCATCAAATCACACAGGAGCAGTGACAAACCACCCGGGAAATTATATTGTGACCTGTTGTGCTAGACCTGGGCCGTTCAGATAGATTTTATTTGCTGTGAATCTGTACAGATAGACAGGGTGAGTATCCCACCAAGGCCTCTCTTGTCCACCGCCTCCACATTCAGCTGCTTTCCTCTCTCAATTCACCTCTTTATAACATATCTCATCCCTCATTCTCCCTCAAACTTCCATTTCTTGTGGAAATGCCtgtattgttgtgtgttttatCAGTCTTGACAGACTAACGTTAGTCGTCCAGTTAGCCGAGTAACTTAGCCGCTAGCCGCACCGTTTGACCGGCTTTTAATAAAATACAAGAAAATGACAACTGGCTTCTCCAAACACTgacttattttttattgtgcAGACTTTGAGACAGTGTATATAGTATACATTAACTTTTGTTAGGGTTTCTTTCGCCTCTTGAATAACTTAAATATGTATTAGCATAGCTGGTTCACCTAAAGGCAATATCAAGGAAACAAGTTGTTTCTGTAACGTTACATTCTTGTGTGCTTTTACATTGGGGGAATTTCCTTGTTATTTGAGTAGGAAGTTGCAGTTTCTTCTCTATGCAACATCAGTTTACAGACGTGACGCCAAATATTTCTGACAGTGACGTTGCTCTGTTACTGCAGggaatttcttcttttttttgtccaCACCCTTcatttgtgtgagtgtgtgagggagagagatgCGTGTTTCAGACCACTGACAGGGAGGTGATAGCCACTGGTTTTTATTGACCAAATTGACGCGTCCTTTCCGCAAGCAATTCTGAAAAGAACCTATTTTTGTGTTTGGTGGCAGCATCGTGTTCTTGGACTCTAGTTAGTCACTGTGTTGAGTTTGCACTATTAATACTGTTTTGTCAGCAGTAGCCTTTTTTGAGCTTACTGTGTGctttttgtctttcagatgcaagcattttttttttaagaaatagcCAGAAATGATACTCAGTCATGTTGTTCCAGACCCACATGACTAATTTTATTTCTTCTGTGCAATAGAAAATGATATGTAAGGCAAAATGACAGCAGCACCTATGGTTGAAAGAAAGATGCAATCAAAGCAAAGGGTGGCTGAAACTGTCTGTCTGGTTTGAGagcagaaagtcatacaggtttggatcaACGTAAGGGTTAGTAGATGATAGTAGAATTGCCATTGTTGGGTgaactttttttcttaaatccTTTGCTTTTGCATGCTTCGATTTGACACTGTAGGATTGCCAGTCACATtgtattacatttaatttatttgtttggctgttttgtttttaaatgaggAAGAGTAGAAAATTCCTCTTAAAGAGGCAATAAACATGAGGGCTAGTAACACAAGTTTCTGACATTGTTCAGAATAGTACAATTTAGAACAGGGCGTGTAAAGAACCAAGAACAATGGCGATTATAGTTTGTAAATGTATATGTGAattctaaatttaaaaaaaatagtccaCACCAAAATTATAACTATAATGGCACAGAGGAAAAAAagtattccccccccccccccccccccacacacacacacacacaaccccagCCCAGCTGATGAAAGCTAAAAAAATGTCAGCAAATCAGAATCCATTCTGCTTTCAGAGCTCAAGCATTTAAAGTGACAGGAGGCATAACTGCAGCATACACTTAAAATAATCAGTACTAATCAGTAATAATCTGAGAAATAAACAATTACATGTCTGCTTGTGTGGATGCTTATATAGTTATCAGTTTatttatcgttcttggtgtgaacaggccttaaaGGAGAGCTTTGCTTTGGCTGTGCTTCTTTGAGAGCGATATCATTTTGGAGCAGGTTTTAAGTGGACCGGGATGTCCAGGCCTTGTTCCAGTGCGCTGTCAGGCATTGTTTGTGCCAGACACAATGTTTGTGAGACACTTTTCTGGCAAGGGTCACTGCTGTTATGTGATCCCATTCTGACTGGACATCTTGCCTCTGTGTTCTTTTGCTTAGAAACTCTTTACTTTATAGTTGGTTGAAAAAGTTGCACCTTTCAGTCCGAACAGGTCAGCCGCAATCCTGGTGCGGGAAAAAGACTTGTTTCAGGTTTAGTAAGATCTGAAACGATAAGACTTGGTCATTTTGtgatttttaaagctttttagtTGGGACAGATCACCATGTTGTGCCCATATCTGTGTCTCAGATATGTTCGAAAATGGATGCACCCGTTGTCtcataaagtgttattttattgttttgtgcTTTTATTCCGTCAGCCCAGAATAGCTCTTTGTGGTACGGACATAACTTTCATTCCTCGCTGGTGCCTCTTCCATCTGCTCATGAAGAGTAGCCCACAAATGGACACGACTCCCACTCCGATGATAATTTCAGCTACTCTCTTCTATGACATAAGAGCGATGCCAGCTGAGACAGCTGTCTAACTTATCACTAAGCATGTCGGTGTACTGCATTTGACCTTGCAAAAGGCAAGTTTTtgagcattttatttaattacaaagTAATCTTCAGTGTTTTAAATTCAGTCTGTCTTTACTGACCCTTATATCATTCCAATcttgtaagacctttgttcatcttcagaacacaaattatgatatttttgatatAATCCGAAAGGTTTCTGAACCATCCATAGGCAGCAACAACACTGCAGCTTTCAAGGGCCAGAAAAgtaggtagtaaagacatcattaaaatagtcaATGTGACTTCTGTGGTTTAACCTTAATGTTGTGAAGTGACAAATGTTTTGTGcgctaaaataaaaatgactttattcaataaTTTTTTCTCTATATCAGTCTCCTACACTGTTGACGTAGTAAACGCAGTGCAGAGCTTCCAAGTTCTACATCAGAAGAATGCCGGCTTACCATTGGCTGACACTGTGCCCATGAGCACCACGACACATGCGTCTGATGCTGACGAAGGAGCTGACCAATAATACGGCAACATTCTGACGTAGAACCCGGAAGCGCTGCCGAAGATTTTTCGtgtttgtgcacaaaaagtattatTGTCGCTTCATAACATCAAGGTTAAACAACTGTAGTCACACAGACtgttttaatgatgtctttactacctttctaaGCCTTGAAAGTTGCTATgacattgctgtctatggatgGTTCAGAAACTTCTCGGATTCCATAAAATATCTTGATTCGTGTTCTAAAGATAAATGAAAGTCTAATGagtttggaacgacataagggtgagtaattaatgagagaattttcatttttgggttaactatccctttaatgtataGCTGTGTTGGTAGTTGACTTAAATTAGTTTGTTGTTGTGTAACAATGTTTAATTGAAACCAGTATGTACTAATAGGTGTAATTGCATGTTCACCACCTTCCAGTTTTCATGACATCAATTTGACTGGCACATAAAATTAACTGTCTATTGGAGAAActttttagcctagaaatctagacgcaccctagcggcagcaaatcttaaTATGCTGCAACtattgtctagcaactctcaatacacttctgagctgtaaaaaccaaagtctggtcaggccaatcgcATCGTGtatagtcggtgggcggggcttaacataatgacagccgagttgcgcttgcgggCTACTAgtaatcagctttgaccgcgactttGGAAGgctttgagttaagcttttctctgagaaaagaacaaagaacggcactgaaatcattcttaaaaaggcacggtatgttcagagttttgccgaccggatacggcgaatgtttaatctatcaatgagctccacttcaccttcgttgctctggttggttgtagcgatatcctattgcatgcagagggagtttgaaagacaaccgtttatcccgcccctcggattgagccctgtctatggtgagtttccagaccaattatcttgatgtgggtctggcttgtcaggctagaaatGTTTAAAAGGGTTCCAAATAATTTTTTAGTCTTCAAGGCTTTATTTTGTGGTTTCTGTTGAAAGCTGCAGTTTTAAGATGTCTGTTGTTAAAGGTTCTGGCAAACGTTTTCTGAAATCTTTTGACCGTCAAACATGCACATTCATAGTTCTAAGTATCACAAGTGAGCGATCAGAAAGTTTCATCTCAGGGTCTCGGGcaacaaataatttaattaattccgTTTTTATGCTCAGAGAAGTTGTGCTGTAGAGTCTCTGTAAAGCGcggaaaaaaacacagaaagccTGATCGGCCTGCAATTAGCAGTTTGAAAGTGTTCTCAGGGATTCAGTGTGCTTTGAAGAAAGGTCATTCAACATTGACCCCTGCACACAGGATTGAGTGTCCTTCAGGTTGTTCAGTGTTCAGCTCTCACGGCACACTGGGTTAATGTATATACGAAAAACTCTATCATCGCCAAAAGCTCAAACACTGTAGGCTTAGATCgttgttttttccccctgtgCTTTCCCAATACCTTGCAAACATGTTTGTTAGTCTGTCTGCTCGGAAGAGATTTGTGGGTAATTTTGTCCCCTTTAGTGGTCAAAAATTACAATAAGTCTTGATTTCTTTTTTGTTTAATCCAGTTTGGAATACGTTCACACTCATTTTACAATCAGGATTAGCGCACTGTCACTGTTCAAAGGTCAATTGTGACTTTGTATTGGTGTTTTGTTCCATATTATGCATCTTTCTTTCACAAGATGTACATGTGCTGTTGGATGCCAGAAGGAATAATTCCCTGCACAGCTTGAGTGTGTCTTTGGGGTTTGTAATCATTGTGATGAAAtcaaatcactttttttttacaagagtGCTGGTTAAATATTTGTTATGCATCATCCCCAGCAGGGGCCAGAGGAAAGCTTTCATTACCCGCAGCTGATATCCGCCTCTACTGGAAAGGAATCCATTCCTCACTGACAGTGGGAATTCCTTCTCCATACGGTTCATGGGGACGACAAAAAAACCCTCACACCGATTCTAATTCCATATCAGCATGTTACGGAGATGGTGGGGTGAGACCTTGTCGATCTGCGGAAGTGCTGATTACCCTACATGTAGTGCAGACCGCCCTCTGCGTTCAATCAGCATTTCCCTTTTAAAGGGAGATTCAAGGGGCTGGCTCCTCCTGCTGTACTCTGCCTACACAGTATGGATATTTTTAGAATGCCCCACCACCACCCCATCAACTCATTCCCATTGGTACTCTTCACACTCCTGGTGCTTCCGCTACTGACAGAGTGACCAAGAttcattaaaaatcaaaattgGGAGTTTTGTTGGCTTTTTTCTGTGTCTGTTAGTTATGAGGCCTTACTGCTCAGACGTTTGaggtttgatgttttttgaaaaaagtatcttatgctcaccaaggctgtatttatttacttttaatattgtgaaatagtattaattttaaaataatttttgaagtgtaatttgtgATGCGAGGGCtgtgttttcagcatcattattatCATTCTCACATTAGAACCATTactctaatatgctgatttagtgtTCAAGAACCATTTCTTCTTATAAATGTTAAACAGTTGTATTGTTGAGTCATAATTTTGTGGGAAATGTAATGCATTCTTTCAATATAAAGTCCAGAACTATAGAATTTAGGCTTATTCCAAATCTCAatagtagggatgcaccaatgCCATTTTTTCAGAACCGATCCAATATTAAAAATTCTGAGTATcggtcgataccgatactaaaccgaTTCGATACGAATGCAGTTTTGTTAAAAAATTTTTATGTAGAATTTCTAAACCATAGTGTTGAATTAAAAATCACTCTTTTGTGAGTTAAACACAATCAACTAAATACAGActtcattataaagaaaaatgacaaataacaaaaatataaaatcacaatctattacaaaaatagcctactactatagatggtgaataaattagatttgtggataattcagcagcaaaagttacaaaatcacgagtgcacaataattgtataaaatctaaacatttagtgGGGAAAAATAAAGGGAACCACTAGGGATGCACCTTtaatgattttacatggccGATTCCGATACCAGTTTTATTCAAGCAAACTGGCCGCTACcaattttattttaagcaacaAACAATAAAGATAGAGTATACATGAACAAGATGTTTATTTGGTACTTAATAGGCCAAATTGGCTTTTGGCCAATAAAAACAAGTTTGCAATCTGAAATTAATGGAAAATTAAATTGGGTTGAACCTAtgtaaaaattaacattaacttaaACAACTGCATATTCTGCAATCCAAACAAAGAATTTACTTAAATCagcatttgttttgaaattcagtgtaaagaagaaaaaaagactttaccagttaaaataaataaaataattttaaaaaaagtatataaatacattgttttttgttgcactaaacattatttgatttaacattttggaacaaagaaaacaaagatGCTACATCAGGTGCTTTTTAAACCAAATTAAGTCGATGTAAGTaaggtaaaattaaataaaaaagatcATCCTTAACTAATAGTATTTCACTTCAAAAGTGCATGCATGTTCTTCTTTACAAACAGAAGCATTTTGGCTTTCTCACAAGTTAGTCCGTTTCGTTTTCTCGTCCAACATGTGAAACGCTGAGCTGAACAAGCGTTCATTATTTACGCTTGTCCACGGTGCAGAGAGGTAAGCTCGCGCAACTTCAGCGAGTTCAGGAAAGCAGCTCTTATTTTCTATGCAGTATTCTTATAAGCCGTTTATTTTATCAGTTTAACAGTGTTATCACGATACCCAATTTTTGACtttgatacgataccagactaaaatacctcgataccgatactaaatcgattctccggtaaaaaacaaacaaaaaacagataatatgaataatatgacaacagatcttattattcattgttttatttttaacaaaaagtcacttggccagcatgttcctgccttagtttttgaccatttcctccttttattgctataataactacatgccagtgtgaacatcattacagagatcacattatcaatcatgttatcattcactaacctttcacttctgaacaggttgggatgaccaaaatcttattttatgatacgagtaatttaatattttaattattaattttataattataatatagattttgaATTGTATCTGTTTTCAaaaattgcacaaaaaaatgcaaattacaaacaatatgacaaaaacggTGCTTTATTGTTCAGctaggtctatttaacagtagctagtcaagaaagaaattaaataatcaaacatAAAACTGCTTAGTCTTCTctctataatttaactatacactgattcataataaatatatttgagttatttagccaagcatgtggtggttttctatttttcattgtttgcttaacattaatcacagaatattaggtctggcTTAAGACCTGCACAGATCTAATT harbors:
- the LOC137049169 gene encoding toll-like receptor 2 codes for the protein MSSTIRTVVISYLVLLFKAHGEHLRYCSTENRKDLSNNNLTRIPSHLSKNIEYLDVSHNNISSIVPGDLSVLTHLCFFKITHCGLQHISHDAFSSNSEIKVLNISYNHLTIIPNLHLPQLRILDLSRNPYPNYGLPDSFGNINYLSILAIGSPDATSVKVDDFVPLQNISLKKIIFGDETELLNYEKGVFSQLKSLQEVILKVTFCQRFDIFKDMIMDLDQTQTKKIQLIKLFPDQCSITTDPFEALKDLHVLSNLSIVDTWINSSVMVKLFKNVWKSSFEEIAFLNITYNEDTPDGFQLPIQNHTMNLRAFILDGVHHHQYRYPTINMSVELINQLTYLKFSGTGMNILPCNLISAIKSLEVLDLSNNLLDDSGFWWSGCSSHKVFPALRNLSLSHNRFNDLAEIAKNVNDMKFLESLDLSFNSISIGKPCFWPSHLTELSLSHNNLGNDVFHFLSPHFQKIDLSKTGLSVIPLNIISLLPRLTYLYLSFNSIQVIPPDIWAPALVSLHIDQNTITFISQKSMEGLPKLWTLKAGHNPFSCDCDSFWFMTEFNKSLLLDWPQDYACSTPPSFSGKRLETYKYGWLSCQTGLQAAVVLPVLFVVGAALAITVHACDGVWYTKMLWVWIRMKRRGHKRADRLLNATFRYHAFISYSQHDSVWVGSQLVPELERSGLSLCVHERDFEPGKWIVDNIIHCVEDSYKSLFILSKSFVQSEWCNYELFFAQHRAISVNDDSLVFVLLEPIPTDSLPKKFLKLRTLLRRKTYLEWPADERKQRVFWSNLRAILQTVDQSKILKDVATDIADICPLLPVKE